The Thermosynechococcus sp. HN-54 DNA segment AATAGGGGCAACACCACTTGGGTTTCAGGATCACCAAAGCGACAGTTAAACTCCACCACATAGGGATCCCCTGCGGGTGACACCATCAAACCGGCATAGAGCACCCCACAGTAATGGATGCCCCGATCCTGTAAGGCACTGAGGGCAGGTTCGAGAATCGTTGTTTGAATCCGTTGCATTAATTTCGGGGTGACCCAAGGCACAGGCGCATAAACTCCCATTCCTCCCGTATTTGGCCCTGTATCCCCTTCGCCAACCCGCTTGTGGTCTTGGGCAGGCAGCAGCGGGACAATGGTTTGGCCATCGGTAAGAGCGAGTACGGAGACCTCTTGCCCCTCAAGAACCGATTCAATGACCACCCGTTGGCCAGCCGCCCCAAATTCACCCCCAAAAATCCGCTCTAGGGCAGCGATCGCCTCCGCTTCTGTGGTCGCTACCGTCACCCCTTTGCCCGCTGCGAGGCCATCCGCCTTAATCACAATGGGTGCCCCTTGGGCTTGGACATAGCGAGCGGCTGCCTCATAACTGTCAAACACCGTTGCCTTGGCCGTAGGAATCTGAGCCGCCTCCATGAGCGCCTTTGCCCAAGCTTTACTGGCTTCAATTTGTGCCCCTGCTTGGCTAGGACCAAAGACAGGAATCTTTAGTGCTTGTAGGCGATCGCTTAAGCCAGCGGCAAGGGGAACCTCTGGCCCGACAACCACTAAATCAACGTTATTCTCTTTGGCAAATGTACCAATGCCCGCGAGGTCGGTGGCTTCAATGGCCACATTCTCACACCGCTCTAGGCAGGCTGTGCCTCCATTACCGGGGAGACAATAGACCTGTGTCACGCGAGGAGAATCGAGTAATTTCCAAGCGATCGCGTGCTCCCGACCACCACTGCCAACGACAACGACCTTCACAGATGCACTCCAAAAAGATAGGCCATGAAATCAATCTTCAGGGGATTATCAAGTTTATCAGTCAATTGGCAATGATCGCCCTGCAAGGCAAATTTCACCAGTTGACAAGGCCATGATTTTCCTGATAGTCTAAAAATCGCTCAAAAATTGGGACTGTAGTTCAATCGGTTAGAGCACCGCCCTGTCACGGCGGAAGTTGCGGGTTCGAGCCCCGTCAGTCCCGTTAGCTTTTAATCAGAGAGTTATCGCTGGGCTTGGCTACCATACATGGCCTGTAGAACCACGGCAGGGTTGACCAATTGCCCTCGATGGCGGAGCGTCCAGTGAAGGTGAGGTCCGGTGGTGCGCCCTGTCATGCCCACTCGACCAATACGTGCCCCCGTAGGTACCCGCTGCCCCTCTAGGATGAAAATACCACCGGCGCGATCGACCATGGCTCGTCCTTGGGGGGTCTGCTCAACCCGCCCCATCATGTGGCAGTAAACGTGTTCCCAAGCCCCCGATTGAATCCGTACCAGCGTGCCACAGGCGGTGTGATCGGAAACCTCAATCACCTGCCCGACCCACCAATTGCGAATATAGCTCCCTTGGGGAGCAGCAAAATCAAGGCCATTGTGAAATTCAGTCGTGGGTTCCCCCGTGGGCGATCGGCGGTAGCCGAAGGGAGAAGTATAGCCTTGGAAATTTTCCACAGGAAAGGAAGCATCGCTCCAGCGGAGTGTCCCTGCACCAGTACTTTGAGAGGGTTGACTGAGTTGGGGAATTGCAACCATGCTACCCAAGGCGATCGCCAGTGCCAGACTGATTCGCTGCCAATGCATATCAAACTCCTCACATCTCTTTTGGCCTACGGCCTTAGACCGTCATTGATGCACACCGTTCCCTATTGTAGGGACGTAGGATATTTTCAGGTGACGGGAAAATCAAATGACTGCTAACAAACCCCAGCAACCGGCTGAAGTGACTCGATCAACCCTGCGCGATCGCCTGCGAGCCGAGGCAGCAGCTCCCTATCGGGGACTACGGCGCGTTTTCTATGCTGTTTTTGCCGCTTCCGGCCTCATGGGTGCCTTGATCCTTGGCCTCAAGGGATTGGCGGGCACAGCAGGTGACGATTTGGTGTGGAATCTGGCTGTGCAGATCGGCGTCGTTGCCCTAATGATCGCCCTCTGGCGGTGGGATCGCGGCTAAACCCTTTGAGCAACTAAAAAGCGATCGTGGCCACTGAGATCCCTGCGAATTTCCACCCGTTCATAGGCTTGGGTGGCCATTGTGAGCGCCGCCACTGCTTCCCCTTGGGTTGCCATCAATTCGATAAAGAGCCAGCCTTGGGGCTGAAGATAATCGGGAGCTGTCGCAACAATCTGGCGAATCGCCTGCAAGCCATCCGCACCACCATCGAGGGCAAGGGGGGGTTCATGGTACTGCACCTCAGGTTGAAGAGTGGCCACTAGGCTGGTGGGAATATAGGGGGGATTACTGACAATGCCCTGCACCTGCCCTTGGAGATGGGTAAGGGGGTCAAACCAACTCCCAACGTAGCAGCGCACGCGATCGCCCAAAGCGTATTTTTGAATATTCATTTGCGCGACCTCGAAAGCCTCAGGGCTACAATCCACGGCATGAACTAGCACCGCCGCAAATAACCGCGCCAACCCAATGGCGATCGCCCCGCTACCCGTACCCAAATCCAGCCAATGCCCCTGTTGCTGCCAAGGGGGTACCGTTGCTGCCACCACTTCTAGGAGTTCCTCTGTTTCTGGCCGGGGAATCAAAACACTGGGGGTGACGAATAATGCCAGATCGTGCCAATGAGCCACACCAATGAGATACTGCAGCGGAACCCGCTCCTGCCAGCGGCGTTGCCAGCGCTCTTGGAGTTCTGCAAGGGGCAGTTTCAGATGAATTTGGGGTGGAAATCGGCGCAGTGTGATGTCAAGGGGACTCAACTGTGTGAAGGCACTGAGAAATTGTTTTAACTCTCGTAGGCCACTCTCACGTTCAGGGGCTGGAATGATCGCCTGTGCCCAGTGCCACCATGCTTGGAGCGCCTCGCTACTCACGAATATATCTTGACCCTTGTTTTCTGAGGATACTCGTATCAAAATAGCCCTAGAATTCCTAACTGTGCCTTATCCACTGTGGCAGATTTTCAGGAAGAGCTTCAACGTCTGCAAGAGCAACTGCAACGGGCGCAGGCGCGAGCCAATGAACTGCCGCCACTGGTTCCTGAACCACCCCCACCGCCTGTGGATCCCGAAGCCCCGGAATGGGCGGATGAACGGGCACGGATTGAAGCCCGCGTGCGCAGTGAAACCTCTGTTGCCGCACTTCAGGCACAACTAATTGAAGCCCTTTTGGAAAATGAACGGCTGCGGCGCGCCCTAGAGGCGGAGCGGCAAAATCATGCCCGTACCCGTGAGGGGCTAATTACGGCCTTGGGGGATGCTTTGGATACCCTCAAACAGCGGCGGCGATCGCCGAAACCCCCCTAGGGACTGGGCCACAGTGCTACGCTTAAACCCACGAGCACCAGACTGCCCCCCGTAATCACTGCCGTTGTCGGCACCTCACCAAAGAGCAGCAGGGCAAAGAGACTGGCAGCAATCGGTTCTGCCAACACCAGAAGGGTTACCCATGTGGGGGAGAGCCAACGCACGCCCCAATTGAGACTGGTGTGCCCCACCAACTGCGGAATCAGCGCTAGCAGGAGAATAGCGCCATAGAGCTTTAGCGGCCAACCCGTGTAGGCCAAGTCAAGGAGGGGCGGCAGAGGGAGGAGCACCACAGCAGCAGTAGCATAGGCAACAAGGGCGTAGTGGTGAACTGCAAGACCCGCCTTTTGAGCCGCTTGACCACAAATAAAGTAGGCACTGACCGCCCATGCAGCCGCGATCGCCAGCGCGTTTCCCAGTAGAGGGTTCCTTGCCACAGCACTCGTCGGTTCTCCCGTTCCAATCAGGGCGCTGCCGCCAAGGGCGATCGCCATCCCCACCCAAGCAAGGGGTTTAAGGGTTTGTCGCTGCCAGAAGTAACCAATGAGCGCTGACCAGATGGGTGTCGTGGTCACTAAGGTGGTTGAAGCTGCCACCGAGGTGTAGTTCAGTGAGGTGAACCAGAGACTAAAGTGCGCCGCAAGGGCAACCCCAGCAGCCAGTGCCCAACGCAGATTTTGGCGAGTCAGGTCTAGCCACGGCCAAGTGTAGAGCTGGGGGGTCAAAAAGAGGGCAGCGAGACTAAGGCGACCAGCAGCGAGGAACATACTCAAGCCCACCGTCGTGCCCAAGGAATTAGTTGGCAAACCGGCAACGCCCCAGCGCACCAGCACCGCAGCCGTGGAAACCGCCAACACGCCGACACTGAGAACAAGGCCAATTTGCCAGAGGGGCGGCCTACTTACCGACATCGGGAATGACGACGGGAGCTTCACCGCCTAGACCAAAGGCCGTATGCACCGCCCGCAGCGCC contains these protein-coding regions:
- a CDS encoding DUF3493 domain-containing protein, with amino-acid sequence MTANKPQQPAEVTRSTLRDRLRAEAAAPYRGLRRVFYAVFAASGLMGALILGLKGLAGTAGDDLVWNLAVQIGVVALMIALWRWDRG
- the purD gene encoding phosphoribosylamine--glycine ligase, whose amino-acid sequence is MKVVVVGSGGREHAIAWKLLDSPRVTQVYCLPGNGGTACLERCENVAIEATDLAGIGTFAKENNVDLVVVGPEVPLAAGLSDRLQALKIPVFGPSQAGAQIEASKAWAKALMEAAQIPTAKATVFDSYEAAARYVQAQGAPIVIKADGLAAGKGVTVATTEAEAIAALERIFGGEFGAAGQRVVIESVLEGQEVSVLALTDGQTIVPLLPAQDHKRVGEGDTGPNTGGMGVYAPVPWVTPKLMQRIQTTILEPALSALQDRGIHYCGVLYAGLMVSPAGDPYVVEFNCRFGDPETQVVLPLLETPLIDLLVACVEGRLASLGALQWRNKVALSVVMAAGGYPGSYRKGDVIQGIPEAMAQGVLVFHAGTRWQEGQWYTNGGRVLNITALAPDFATAQAKAYAGVSAIQFADCYYRRDIGYRILESSAHKG
- a CDS encoding M23 family metallopeptidase encodes the protein MHWQRISLALAIALGSMVAIPQLSQPSQSTGAGTLRWSDASFPVENFQGYTSPFGYRRSPTGEPTTEFHNGLDFAAPQGSYIRNWWVGQVIEVSDHTACGTLVRIQSGAWEHVYCHMMGRVEQTPQGRAMVDRAGGIFILEGQRVPTGARIGRVGMTGRTTGPHLHWTLRHRGQLVNPAVVLQAMYGSQAQR
- the prmC gene encoding peptide chain release factor N(5)-glutamine methyltransferase gives rise to the protein MSSEALQAWWHWAQAIIPAPERESGLRELKQFLSAFTQLSPLDITLRRFPPQIHLKLPLAELQERWQRRWQERVPLQYLIGVAHWHDLALFVTPSVLIPRPETEELLEVVAATVPPWQQQGHWLDLGTGSGAIAIGLARLFAAVLVHAVDCSPEAFEVAQMNIQKYALGDRVRCYVGSWFDPLTHLQGQVQGIVSNPPYIPTSLVATLQPEVQYHEPPLALDGGADGLQAIRQIVATAPDYLQPQGWLFIELMATQGEAVAALTMATQAYERVEIRRDLSGHDRFLVAQRV
- a CDS encoding DMT family transporter, with protein sequence MSVSRPPLWQIGLVLSVGVLAVSTAAVLVRWGVAGLPTNSLGTTVGLSMFLAAGRLSLAALFLTPQLYTWPWLDLTRQNLRWALAAGVALAAHFSLWFTSLNYTSVAASTTLVTTTPIWSALIGYFWQRQTLKPLAWVGMAIALGGSALIGTGEPTSAVARNPLLGNALAIAAAWAVSAYFICGQAAQKAGLAVHHYALVAYATAAVVLLPLPPLLDLAYTGWPLKLYGAILLLALIPQLVGHTSLNWGVRWLSPTWVTLLVLAEPIAASLFALLLFGEVPTTAVITGGSLVLVGLSVALWPSP